The Paroedura picta isolate Pp20150507F chromosome 2, Ppicta_v3.0, whole genome shotgun sequence sequence GACCAATATCCTTTCTTACCAAGGATACCCTTGCATGGCTGGTGGGAGGTGTGCTTCTGATTCAAGCATTGGGAATATGGAGAGTGGGGTGTATGACAGGCATTTGTCTGTATGGAGAATTCTCTGCCTGGAGTAAAGATTGTGGACATCACACACTATCAAGATACGTTAATAGATCGTGCTGGGGATGAGTCAGGGAGCTCAATGTGCAGATGAGAAAATGATGCCAGAAGAAAGGATTCAGAGGAACTTTCTAGGACAAGCCAAAGctgttagggatgggcatgaagcaAACTACAAAGCTAAATTCAAAAggaattttgccctgtttgtggttcTCAAACAGAAGTTTATGATGAGTATAccatcatgaacttccacaaacttttaaagcagtttatggTAGTCTGTGAATGTAACATAacctctgcttcctcttccccacaaaaacagctgagcgagAGGGAGGCATTCTCTGCtaatcagctgtttcaggctgtcttgtgcagaagacagcccaacaaacagctgtgcAGTGGAGAGGCACTCCCTGAAGCTCAGCTGTTTTCAGGCTTTCTGAAAACCCTGTTTAAAGTGACAGCAAACTCATGCAGGGCTATGGACCACAAATCAGTTTGGTTCACAAACAGACCTTTTGGGAACAAACCAGACTGCATTTTCCAtgtctgtgcccatccctagaagCTGTAGAAAATATATGAGCTTTACTTGAACCAAAAAGGAACCAAGTTGCTGGAGATTAATATCTATATCTAAAAGTTTCAGAACCAGCTTTTACACTAATTCTAGGGAGAAAGCTGATGGGAAGACTCCAGTTCAGGATAAGTCAGTCCAAAGAGATGTTTGCATAAGCACTCGGAGTAACATTGATAGGAATATTATACAACGTGGGACTGAAGGCATGATGGCAATTGGAAGCCATGTGGGGCAACTAAGAGGTCCAGGAATGGGAGGGTTACCAGAGAGGGAAACACATTATAGGTGTCTATATGCGAGTGCTAGAAGTCTCCGAGCCAAGATGGAGGAGCTGGAGTGCTTGGTGTTTAATGACAACTTAGATACAGTATGTATCTCAGAAATGGCTTGGACAACTTGGGTAACATCAcctgggctccctctatatggaTACCCTCCTCTGAAAACTGAGATGCTCTGAGGATTTCCTACACAGTTGGCATGATTTGTTTTTGTGGTGATTTTTAATtgcatgtttttatgtattatgttttatgtaaCAATAACAACTAGCAATGAAGCCCTTTGAGGgaaaaatgcaatgggctttaggTAGTGGTTGTTCTGAAGGGGTGACCAGAGCCCATCGGCCAGGCGAAACACAGCTGTGCCACTCCATCCTCATTACCAGCCTCACAGTTCAGTTCCAGactatggttgctttggagggggattGTGAGGCTCCTGTTGAGACCCCAACTCCAAATCTCAAGAAATATTTCCAATCCTGGggctgacaacctccaggtggtcccTTGAGATTTCTCAGaatcccagctcatctccagactatgaagaGCAGCCCCGCAGGTAAAAATATCaactttggagggagggggacttcTCTCCCCTCTACAGAgaacacttcccctggagaaaatggctacttgggaaGGGGGACTCAGAAGTATTGCAGTCCATTGAgttcaaggatgccagcctccagatgtgtcctggagatcacctggaatgacagctccactccagactacagagatcagttctcccggagaaaaagactgcttgggatgggggaagCTGTGGCATTGACGTTCAGGGTTGTAAGTGTCCAGtcaggatctggggatccctggaaagacagctcctctccagaatacagagatcagctcccctgttaAAAGGGCTGCTTGGTAGGGGGAACTGTGAGAAGCCCCACTGATGTTCAGGGATGctggtggaacctgggaatcccCAAGAACTACagctcctctcctggcaacagagtcCTCTGACACTTCATTCAGGGTTTGCATTGACGTGGAAAAGCTAACAGGAGTGATGGGTGCAGAGCCATTTGTGGGTTcccaatggtgtgtgtgtgtgtgacatttttcttgagccattttgtctGAGACCACAGAGCCAAGAGGGGCTCTTAGGAGACAGGAAACAAAGGGACTGGGAGCTGCTCGGGAGCTATGCTCCTCTCAGAAGACTCCCTTTCCTGAAGCGAATATGTGGCGTCTACTCCAGCAAGAGCATTCCCTCCCCTCACTTCCCCCTCAGCTATAGAtttaccagtctggcttctcttCTCTTTCGGACAGGGGGAAGCCCCTCGCCCATTGTTTGAAGAGAAATGGGTAGTGCCGCTTCTGCCCACGGGTGTCGAGGCAGGGGGATTAAAGGAGCATGACACAATCTGTTTGGAGAGGGGATtaacagacatttaaaaaaataagccaaTGGAGACACAGCCTGTTGGAGGAACAACCAGTGAGCACAGAGATTTTTATTTCTTGTTTCTAAGGTCTCCTGGTGGGCGGGGATCATTCTTGGAGGGCTTAGAATGTTCAACATGTCATCGGGGTGTACAGACATCGTTTTATGTATATTGATGTTGGAAGCCACCCCGAGACAGCATTGCTAgaaggggcagggtataaataaaatattatggtaatgtaaaataagtaaatatggTTTTATGGGGAAAATCTATAGGATACAGTCATTCCTGGATATAAGATCtataggtgggaaagggagggagggattggagGAAGGGTTGTGTTATACATCAAAGAGGGCATGGAATCCAATAAGTGAGAAGTCATCAGGGAAATAAACTTCAAAACAGAAGTTATGAGAGTGGAAATACTGGGCCTTAAGGATCACTTAAGAGAGAATATATTATCACCCACGTGATCAaatccttgaggctgatcttgagatGGAAGGAGGTGACTAAAGCAGGTGATGTTATTATCCTGGGAGACTTTAACTACCCTCACATTGACTGGGTAAACATGTGCTCAAAtcatgctgtagaaatgagattcctgTACATCATTCTTGACCGTGCACTGGAACAGTTGGTCACAGAGCCAACCAAAGGGTATTGCTCTTGGACTAGGTTTTGAGTGGGTCTCAAGAACTGATGAGAGATGTAGAGGAATAGTGACCACAATGCTAAAGTTTAGCATTCAGATCAATGTAAAGTTACCCCCCAAATCCAAAATTGCAACATTTGATTTCAACAGagggaactttacaaaaatgaatagtaaaaaggaagctgaaagggaaaCACAGGAAACTCAGGGCATTTCTACACATCACTAAAAATGGAGTAATAGTAGCTGAGTTGCGtagggttgaagaagaagaagaagaagaagaagaagaagaagaagaagaagaagaagaagaagaagaagagttggttcttatatgccacttttctctacccgaaggaggctgaaagcggcttacagtcgccttccttttcctctccccacaacagacaccctgtgaggtaggtgaggctgagagagccctgatatcactgcttggtcagaacagttttatcagtgctgtggtgaacccaaggtcacccagctggctgtatatgggggagtgcagaatcaaacccagtgtgccagattaaaagtttgcactcctaaccactacaccaaactgtctctcaaaataataataaagattatcgcgcttccggccattcctcaccttttcgctgtcttgctgcagtctgccaccttttcgcgcTTCTTACATTCTGCATTTCTGCTTGAAATGGccaaagagagcaacacactttacaagcaactctcttctgcctgtcaatcaagccagacagccaatccacttcctccattgactaaaataggattttaaaaagtttccccacctttccaggggcctggaagagtgggggtttgaggtacagcttccaaaatttcagggtagctctgggaagcTCTTTAATGACTCCCCTATGAATTTCAAAAGGATTGGTCCACAAGGTTGGCTTCCAAGGGCTCTTGAagtgggtgcccccatccctccattctatCCTATGGGGAATGGGGCACCCACTTCGGGAGCCCCTGGAAACTGACCTCTTGGACTAATCCTTTTAaagtttggaggggagtcagggaagaggctgtacctcaaccccccactcctccaggctcctggaaaggcagaaaagccaaaaattcccattttagtcCATGATGCCATTTATTTACATGGAAGCTGCAGCCAAaggtactgaatcaggcccttgcacaagcctcctgatttttttttggtgggggagactttagagaagcatgttttttgtttaaactgtggggaatTTCTTTtagctttgcctgcacaattgattGCCTGTTTGTTGTtctaggcagtttgctttaaataaataaataaaaagccccatccctgggagaagggagagggaggcaggtgcgagggcgggagctggaggcagagataCAGCTACTTTGACTCTGCACATTTCCTTGCCatctggcttgctggttgctttcctgtagcttgcactttttagttgggggaatccactttaggCAGTTCctagctagcgctttaaaatggtggatgtagctaccagtttgctcctggggcactggatgttgacgacgtcatgcaaaatgccaaaaatatggtgtttgcagaaggtaagcatttcactgtatTTACGGTGTACAGAATGCCTCTCAAATTCCCTTATTTTCAGGGACTCTGGAGTCAAACTGAAGTGACCAGAGATGGGATACTAGACCTACTGGTTAAAGTGGTAAAATGCCAAGAAGCAAAGTGTAGTAACcagtggacagttctcacaatgctGGGAAGTGAGTAGTGGATTCTCACACCGATTGGTATGATTTCATTCCTTTCTTtgacgtgctactggactcttgctcttttctaatgcTGCAGACAGATTAACGCAGGTACCCATCTTGATCGACCTGGAACTAGGGGAGAGTAGTGTGGTCCCCAGGTTTGCAGTTGACACAAAATTAttaaggatggtgaaaaccaaggctgaagAGCTCCAAAAGGATTTCCACAAATGGAGTGAAAATGTGACAAATGAAGTTAAATGTTGGTAAGTACAAAATAATGCATACTGGGACAAAAAAATCCCCACtttattgtgacctgccatgagccagctagtctgggagtgggcagtaataaatcaaataatataataaataaaaataaataaactaatggggtctgaacttgctgagactgagaggggaaaagatgttGGGctcatagtggatagctcaatttAAGTGTCAATCCcgtgtgctgcagtggtgaaaaaggcaaactctgtgttagggattattagggaaaggactgagaataaaaccctgccctcctccttaattgattttcatattttaatttttaaaacatttattgagtgatatgttCGTATATAGTCaggttaacccccctcccccctctcaaaatagccagtgatgggcttggaggagatgggaaagggaggggccccgggtgggcatgtacacagctgtgcctcccaaccatattctgtacaatttcaccacttctggggtttctcaaagcctgaaggtgcTTTGGGGGtgtctcaatgataaaaaagttgagtaaTGCTTATcaagaggaactgcttggccactgtgtgagactggatgccagactagatggaccactagttcttatgttcttctgggtTGGAGGCAGAGAAGTGGAGCATCAAGTAAAGCTCAGGTTAACACtcactaggacagtggttctcctcctgggggttgggaccccttgggggtcgaacgaccctttcatgggggtcgcagcagggcgagcagcttggtcgaggaggggggtgctgccactgttgccgctcactccagcagtgcctccagagCAGCACAGTCTCCCTCCCGCCAGGCCCTCCAGATGGTGGCACAGCtcagcgggacaagaggcagaactgaactgagaaaccccaggggaaaaccaatttatattcaatcatgaacaatggatcttcatgccattggccagttttggtttaatttctgtgaaagaacacttgcatgatttaatggttgggggtcaccacgacatggggaactgtattaaagggttgtggcattaggaagtttgagaaccagtgCACTAGGACATCCTGTACCCTCCCATTCATTTACCTCCCCTCAGCCAAGACTTCCTGACAGGGAAACCTTTTGGGTGTCGCAGACTTGTTATTCAGACACCTGTTTCATCCGGATATTGAAACTTAATTGCACTGGAGGTTGATCTAACCAACTTTTCCCCTCAGTCTTGACAAGTTCTCCTTATTACAGCCCCTATCCCATGTGTCTTTTGTCCATGTTGATACTATCATCGCTGCCTTAGcctttttgggtggtcaaagaGGATCCctaccacctttttaaaaataatatttacagaaataaagaattttacaaatatttcagaTATTCATCTCAGTGTTTTTGAAAGACATCTGATAGCCTGTGCTTAGCCATTACCACTAGTTCTAAGTTTCATGCTCCATGTGGGGAGCCTGCTGTTGCTTCCAACTGGCGGCAATGAGGAGTTTTGCTGCTTCTGTTGCATGGAAGAATTCAGCACTCTGTTTAGGTATACCTGTGGGTATAATGCTTAATAACATGTGTTTTGGGTCTAATACAAACTTATACTTAAACATAATTTGCAATTTATCATTAATTTTTATCCAAAACCATTTGCCTTCTCACCtttttccatcagcagaaaagGAGGCCTGTTTTTTATACCACAGTTTTCACTACTCAGTGGAGGCCCAAAgccacttacaaacacctttcccttcctctctccacaactgacatcctgtaaggtgggtgaggctctcCTGgacaacagccctaagagaactgtgactagcccatggtcacccagctggctgcatgttaagGACtaaggaagtccttggcctctatgcccattatctggatttccagaggaactggctggccactgtgtgagacaggatgctggactagtctgatccagctgggcttttcttatgttccaATTGTTCCCTCATCACCAAGCTGCAGGAAGGACAGACATGCAGGCCGATGGTTGGGAAGATTGGGACTGCTCTGACTGTACAAGGCTCAGGGGGCAGCCTTGCAAACAGGCCAGTCCCTCCTTTCACTTAGAAAGAGCAAGTGGGTGGGTGACTCACTTGGGCAGTGGGAAAGCAGTGGCAGTTgctggtgggacagctgcccGACAGGCAGGTGGCCCAGTGAGCAAGCAGGGGATGATGAGATCCTCCCTAAAAGTCACACAGGTTCCCACTTGCTGTTTTCTAATTCTGTGATCCTAGTTCTATTACATTGTTTGTTTGATGTCTTATTCTTCCTGAATGGTTGTTTGTATTTTGTAATCCAACCTGAGactcagcaagaaaggtgggctatataaATGAGGCAATGAAATTCATTGGAATAAACTGCAAGTACAAAAAGTTCAGATTAACTCTATCCTCACCAGTAAATTGCAATTCCTTCTCAGCAGGTATGTTCACTAGGGAGACATTGTCAAAGGTGTATTCCTGTTCAATTGATGAGAATtaacaattataaaaatacaCTTTGCTTGTGGCATTTATAGATGAACTGGGGGCCAAGTCCGTTGCATtgaggaatacaacgggcgcatCGGAGATGCGgcaaccctgctcctttccccatgctTCAGCCGGGGCCAGCTGAAGCGCCGTAGGGAAGCAGGCGCCATGTCTGTACCTCCTGCCGACTTCCCTCCACCGCTCCTGGTGCCCgctgccgccccctcctccttcccagcccGGTCCAGCACGCTCCCTGCCAACCCGGAGGCCGTGTGCCTTTGGCAGAATGGTAGGGAGCTGGCCTGGGCCTAGGGAGAAGGGGCGCCAGAGCTTCGGTGGGATtgacggggagggagggaggaaatggtcccctggggtggggtgggtgaagggacAGGGCTTTTAAGAGAGCAGCAGGGTGTTTGGCCTTGGCCTGGGCGTTTGTTAactccccctcttctccaaggCCACCCAGGCCAGGGGTGCgcaggccaggggggagggggggctgggggggcgccTCCCACACTCAGCCACTGCCTTCTGGCACTCTctgtatttgggctacagcgggcttaaattctagtagtGTAAAAATTCAATGTGTGATTCTATGTATATCGAGCTGTTGGCTATAATGACATGCTCCCATATTAAACACCTTTAATACGACATAGGAGAACTTGATGTGTGACCCTTCCAGTTTGATAAGTGGAGTTTAAATACTCTGGTTGGAATGGGGGCCTTTGGCATGGAGACCTCTGCATAACACAGTGATGGCTGTGCAAGCACATGAGGGTCTTGGAAAGGTTCTAATCAGAAACATTTCATGAATTTCAAGAGGCAACTTCAAAGCAAATGTACAGGAAAATATTGTAAATTGTTCTTGGAGCTGAAATCAATCTTGTTCTCATGTTAACGTTCAAAAATATAAAGTAACACTACATTTTTCTGAATtttttataaaacattttattagcATAGCACTGCCCAACCCTCCTCATTCAGGAGAGCTAAACAGCTATTATGTTTACTACAGagaaatagaaaaatataaaGCAGCAAATCTGCTTTCCTTGGAGCAGGAGCAGGGTCTGGAAAACGATCTTGCCATGTCTTCTCAGGGGAATTTTACGTGCAATGATTTCATCATGAACACCTTCCCACTACTGAGCCACAGAAGAACCTCTTGCATTGGTTAAAttcagtaaaaaagaaaacaggatggTTACATTCAATAGAAAAATAGTATCTCAGATGGAGAAAATGCAATTAGGTAACACAAAGTATTTTTTAGAAATCCAAATCTATAATAGTGCAATTCTCAGCATGAAGCCAGCTGTTGAAAGGAGCACCTTCCTCTTGAAAAACACACTTTTCTATGGATAATACTGATTCTTTAGAATAATCATCCTAGATTCTATGCAAGGTCCTCATAAAGAAACAGAAACAAGAGTTGGGCAAGTAGAAGCCTGTGCAGAAAGAAGACAAAAGTTTGAAAAGTAAATCACGTTGCAGCATGGTTTTATAACCATTGTAGACGCAGCCATGGAGGCTTCAAATAACCCCTTTAACAACCAGGATGATCAACATGAAGCTCAGCAATGTCAGCATCAAGGCTGTGATATTCAAGGCTCTGGCAGTGGAACCGTAGCTGCTAGCACCACCATAGTCACCGATCAATTTGCGATCCCGAGCCTaacaggagagaaaagagaaaaatcagCTATTGGAGGCAAACtggtcctgccttgagcagggggctggagtagatggcctgtatggctccttccgaATCTAAGATTCTGTACCCCAAAGGTATATTTCAGAAAAGCGATTCCCCTGTGCTTTATCAAAACCCAGACACAAAGAAACACCCCAAAATCACAGTTCTTTTGTGTTACTACGAGATGTGAATACCATTAAAATTTAGTTTGAAAGGAGGGagtggagaggcagaagcaacAAAAGTATGAAGATGGAGCTAAGTCCCTTCTTAACTAAACagctacaaacacacacacacagctgttcCAGTGCTTGaaagggcttttttgggggggttgtaaaggtatcccctgtgcgagcaccgggtcatgtctgacccttggggtgacgccctccagcgttttcatggcagactcaatacggggtggtttgccagtgccttccccagagagTGCTTAAGCAGGACTGGGTCTTGGCAGCATTTTTAGATCACTTTAAAATGTTGGCAGCATCTATAGGTCACACTCATGGACACTGCCTCATGTTGTGTAGCCCTAAGATATACAGAAAAAGTACATCCCAAGAAGTCTTCTCTGCATCCTTTGGTTTTTCCCCACAGGCCCAtcccagggctttttctgttgtGGCTCTAATACTTTGGCAGATCTGCCCCTCCTCACCATGTTTAGGAAGGCAAGAAGAATCGTGTTTATGTTTTGGGTCAATTTGATCAGCATGCATGGCTGTTGATCTGGACTGAGGGGGTCTTTtgttgcaaaataattttttaaaggtttttctaTGTTCAGTAGCATTTACTGTACAACATCTCAGACACACATTTTACACAAAGGCAGTTATTTGTTAAAAGTAAGCAAGCAAGTGCATAATCCGAGCATTGAAATCAGTAGGTTGAAATATACCCAACTTTGCCCAGTACTGTAAGAGGAGAATAGACTTGTctctacattgggggggggggaggtgagattCTCGTGTCACGTCTAAACAATACTTTTTCATACGTGTTGGCTTTCAGATGCATGACCATAATTTGATAAGTGCAACATGAGGTATGGTGCTCTTTGGGGGTTACTGCATTTGACAGAGCAGAGAGACTTAAGTTGAAATCCTCACTTGCCATGGTACTTACTGGTGACTTTGGCTAATCACGCTCTCAGTAAGACCCACCTCTCAAAACTTCCTGAGAATAAGATGGAGGAAGAGTCACAAATACTGCCCAAGTTGATCCGACCACCGTTTCCCTCACTAAGCAGCCAGGCAGCTGCCGGCTAAAAGAAACATGTTGTGGCCCACTCCTGCTGTGTTCTGGGAGGGCTACACCACGCAAGACACgggaggaataggctgcctgtgGCAGATTCCTTCCAGGAGCCTTTCACTTATATTTCTGCGCTCCTCCCTGGACGTTCTCGGccggacgggggaggggggaggggggaggggagtcgcgTTCCCTTCTGCCCCGGGCCGGCGGCGCATCTCTTACCTTGACGGAAAAGGCCAGGGCTATGACCCCGAGGCAGCAAACGTTGAGGTAGGCGGTGGTGAAGATAGACCACACAATATGGTCGCGGGCCAGCGTCATGTTGGCCTGCGGGGCCATGTGCACGACGGTGGTTGTGATCGGCATCTGCGCCTCCATCGGCACCAGCTCTCGCTCCTCCTTCAGCTGCTGGTAAGGGGGCAACGGCACATTGCCCGGGAAGGGGTAGGGGCCACCGCTTGCCATCATCTAGGCTGGAAGTCGCCGATCAATGGGAGTCCAGCCTGCACGCGCTTTGCTGCGCTTCGACCCTCCTCTGTCTGCTGCGAGGAAAGCGACGGGGAATGGGCGGAGCAGACTGGGTCACTTGGAGGAATCGAAAGGAAGCTTGGAATCAGCGGCGCCGGCGCGCGCTTCGCAGCATCCCTCCGTGGGCCCGGGCGGACGCTGATGGATCATCAGAGTTATTTTCATTGAGTCTCCCCAAGTTCACCATCAATTGCATATTATATCAGTGGCCACAAACTGCACCACAAAAACAGTTCTGTGACAACACCATGGAGCAAAAGCAGGATTTTGAAGCACAGATTCTAATTGATCCTCAGAGTTTTtgcattggaagaagaagagttggtttttataccctgcttttcactgcccaaagtgaattgccttcccttcct is a genomic window containing:
- the LOC143829813 gene encoding interferon-induced transmembrane protein 1-like, yielding MMASGGPYPFPGNVPLPPYQQLKEERELVPMEAQMPITTTVVHMAPQANMTLARDHIVWSIFTTAYLNVCCLGVIALAFSVKARDRKLIGDYGGASSYGSTARALNITALMLTLLSFMLIILVVKGVI